The Gemmatimonadaceae bacterium genome segment CGATCTGCGTCGCAAGCTCATGCACTACATCCGCACCCACAACAAAACGTGCCAGCCGATCCAGTGGGGCTACACCGACATCACGCGCCGCATTCGTGCCACACGAACTTCAGTTACAATCCACTAGAGGCGTGGCGACGAAGAGACCATGCCGGGCATCATCCGTCTAACAGCAGCGCGTGCCCGGCCTCGAATACCGGTCCGTCAGGCGCTCGCGCACAAACGCGTCACGCGACAGCAGTGGCCGATCGGGGTGACATCGCGTGGCGTGGGCCACGTACGCATCGTAGTCCGGCGCGCCGATGATGCGATGCAGCAGGCTCACGGCGTCCCTGAGTGTCTGCGACCAGGTGCGGGGGCCGCGTGGTGTGGCGCTCATCGCCGGCCTCCCTTCCGGATCGTCGACTCGAACAGCTCGAAGATCCGGCGATACTCGTCGGTCCAGGAGTCCGGTCGGACGAACCCATGGTCCTCCACCGGATACACCGCCAGCTCCCACCGCGTCTTTCCCAGCTCGATGAACCGCTCGGTGAGCCGCACGATGTCCTGGAAGTGCACGTTCACGTCCACCATGCCGTGCGCCATCAGCAGGGGATCCTCGAGCTTCTCGGCGAAAAAGATTGGTGACGATCGCCGATAGGCCAGCGTATCGCTCTGCGGCTGGTTGAGGATGCGCGCCGTGTACCCGTGGTTGTAGTGCGCCCAGTCGGTCACCGAACGCAGGGCGGCACCGGCACCGA includes the following:
- a CDS encoding YbdD/YjiX family protein — protein: MSATPRGPRTWSQTLRDAVSLLHRIIGAPDYDAYVAHATRCHPDRPLLSRDAFVRERLTDRYSRPGTRCC